A section of the Arcobacter roscoffensis genome encodes:
- a CDS encoding N-acetylmuramoyl-L-alanine amidase family protein, producing the protein MSYLKAVLKKDNEQKKQALQKLIILGEKLNKDTTTDKKKLEILLQKENKTLGKEVSKPKKQTNTKNTQIQTSTKNKIESVYTVENNIVISYSKEVTKDDVLRFFELKNDSATKDVYDLKGNFPFARDTKLSIKGVDKVVVGQFKAYTLRIVIANKRNLKTSYMVDRKQIIISIDDLTVKKKVETKPNKKVINPSIKENNFIDTKNSIRTLYTQDNKVIVEFNKNISKKDVNYVTYKNKGFIDEVFDIKGKFKFAKPIKLEMNGIYKISVGQVKPNTLRLRLSNKKDLKLIYVVNKRQLVIKILNITPTSTSKAINPQYNIFKDKVIVIDPGHGKHDVGAIGPNKRYEKVVTLKVSKQLYTMLKKRGYKVYLTRHNDKFIKVRNRTLLANKKNADIFISIHANAIAKSRANKVSGIETFFLSPARSERAKRVAAKENSVDIRKMSNSTKAAFLESLNRPRITASHKLAIDVQAGLLQSVKKSYKGVNDSGVREGPFWVLVGAQMPSILVELGYMSHPIESKRLYSSKYQKLLAKGIANGIDSYFLKNP; encoded by the coding sequence ATGAGCTACCTAAAAGCAGTGCTTAAAAAAGATAATGAGCAAAAAAAACAAGCTTTACAAAAACTAATTATTTTAGGTGAAAAACTAAATAAAGATACAACTACTGATAAGAAAAAACTTGAAATTTTACTTCAAAAAGAAAATAAAACTTTAGGGAAAGAAGTATCAAAACCTAAAAAACAAACAAATACTAAAAATACACAAATACAAACTTCTACAAAAAATAAAATTGAATCTGTATATACAGTTGAAAACAATATAGTAATTAGCTATTCAAAAGAAGTTACAAAAGATGATGTGTTAAGATTTTTTGAATTAAAAAATGATTCTGCAACAAAAGATGTTTATGATTTAAAAGGAAACTTTCCTTTTGCACGAGATACTAAACTATCTATAAAAGGTGTTGATAAAGTTGTTGTAGGACAATTTAAAGCATACACTTTAAGAATTGTAATAGCAAATAAAAGAAATCTTAAGACTTCATATATGGTAGATAGAAAACAAATAATCATTTCAATTGATGACTTAACTGTAAAAAAGAAAGTAGAAACTAAACCAAATAAAAAAGTCATTAACCCATCTATAAAAGAGAATAATTTTATAGATACAAAAAACTCTATTAGAACACTTTATACTCAAGATAATAAAGTCATTGTAGAATTTAATAAAAACATATCTAAAAAAGATGTAAATTATGTTACTTACAAAAATAAAGGCTTTATAGATGAAGTATTTGATATCAAGGGTAAATTTAAGTTTGCCAAACCAATAAAACTTGAAATGAATGGTATTTATAAAATATCAGTAGGACAGGTAAAACCAAATACCTTAAGACTGAGACTTAGCAATAAAAAAGATTTAAAACTAATTTATGTTGTTAATAAAAGACAACTAGTTATAAAGATTTTAAATATTACTCCTACTTCAACATCAAAAGCTATTAATCCTCAATATAATATTTTTAAAGATAAGGTTATAGTAATTGATCCAGGACATGGAAAACATGATGTGGGAGCTATAGGACCTAACAAAAGATATGAGAAGGTAGTAACTTTAAAAGTTTCAAAGCAACTATACACAATGCTTAAAAAAAGAGGATACAAAGTTTATCTTACAAGACATAACGATAAATTTATAAAAGTGAGAAATAGAACTCTATTAGCAAATAAAAAGAATGCTGATATATTTATATCAATTCATGCAAATGCTATTGCTAAAAGTAGAGCAAATAAAGTATCAGGAATTGAAACTTTTTTCTTAAGTCCAGCAAGAAGTGAAAGAGCAAAAAGAGTTGCTGCAAAAGAAAATAGTGTAGATATTAGAAAGATGAGTAACTCTACAAAAGCTGCATTCTTAGAGTCACTAAATAGACCAAGAATTACAGCTTCTCATAAACTTGCTATTGATGTACAAGCAGGATTACTACAATCAGTTAAAAAAAGCTATAAAGGCGTTAATGACTCAGGAGTTAGAGAAGGACCATTTTGGGTTCTTGTAGGGGCTCAGATGCCCTCTATTTTAGTTGAGCTTGGATATATGTCTCATCCAATTGAAAGTAAAAGACTTTATAGTAGTAAATATCAAAAACTATTAGCAAAAGGTATTGCTAATGGAATAGACTCTTACTTTCTAAAAAATCCTTAA
- the tyrS gene encoding tyrosine--tRNA ligase, translating into MEQKIQEALAEINRGTAEIIDNERIEKLVRRYFETGENFYVKAGFDPTAPDLHLGHTVLIQKMATFQKFGGIVQFLIGDFTASIGDPTGKSETRKVLSNEQVLKNAETYKEQVFKILDQDKTEVMFNSKWLNELGTAGIINLASNLTVARMLERDDFSKRYASNTPIAVSEFTYPLLQGYDSVAMNTDIEMGGTDQKFNLLMGRTLQKAYNCKKQQAVLMMPILEGLDGVQKMSKSLGNYIGVTDEAFDMFGKVLSISDELMWRYFELLSSKSLKEIEELKTAVENKEVHPKDAKDTLAMEIVDRYHGAGAGERAKEEFKKVFAKKDIPTEMDEYTFEENSWICQVLVDSNLVNSTSQARRDIKAGAVKINQQKVTDDKLNLVNGEYILQKGKKNFAKILIK; encoded by the coding sequence ATGGAACAGAAAATACAAGAAGCATTAGCAGAGATAAACAGAGGTACTGCTGAAATAATTGATAATGAAAGAATTGAAAAGCTTGTAAGAAGATATTTTGAAACAGGTGAAAACTTCTATGTAAAAGCTGGATTTGATCCAACTGCTCCTGATTTACATTTAGGACATACAGTTCTAATTCAAAAAATGGCAACGTTCCAAAAATTTGGAGGAATTGTACAATTTCTTATTGGAGACTTTACAGCTAGTATTGGAGATCCAACAGGAAAAAGTGAAACAAGAAAAGTTTTAAGTAATGAACAAGTTCTAAAAAATGCAGAAACATATAAAGAACAAGTATTCAAAATTTTAGATCAAGATAAAACAGAAGTAATGTTTAACTCTAAATGGTTAAATGAATTAGGAACAGCTGGAATTATAAATCTTGCATCAAATTTAACAGTTGCAAGAATGCTTGAAAGAGATGATTTTTCTAAAAGATATGCTTCAAATACTCCAATTGCAGTAAGTGAATTTACATACCCGCTACTACAAGGATATGACTCAGTTGCAATGAATACAGATATTGAAATGGGTGGAACTGACCAAAAGTTTAATTTACTTATGGGAAGAACACTTCAAAAAGCATATAACTGTAAAAAACAGCAAGCTGTACTTATGATGCCTATTTTAGAAGGTTTAGACGGAGTACAAAAGATGTCTAAATCATTAGGTAATTATATTGGTGTAACTGATGAAGCATTTGATATGTTTGGTAAAGTATTATCAATTTCTGATGAATTAATGTGGAGATATTTTGAGCTTTTATCTTCTAAATCTTTAAAAGAAATAGAAGAGTTAAAAACAGCAGTAGAAAATAAAGAAGTTCATCCTAAAGATGCAAAAGATACTTTAGCTATGGAAATTGTTGATAGATACCATGGAGCTGGTGCTGGAGAGAGAGCAAAAGAAGAGTTCAAAAAAGTATTTGCTAAAAAAGATATTCCAACTGAAATGGATGAATATACTTTTGAAGAAAATTCTTGGATTTGTCAAGTATTAGTTGATTCTAACCTTGTAAATTCTACATCACAAGCAAGAAGAGATATAAAAGCTGGTGCTGTTAAAATAAATCAACAAAAAGTAACAGATGATAAACTAAATTTAGTAAACGGTGAGTATATTTTACAAAAAGGTAAAAAGAATTTCGCTAAGATATTAATAAAATAA
- the pth gene encoding aminoacyl-tRNA hydrolase, translating to MNLIVGLGNIGEKYQLTRHNVGFLVIDEITKGLTTANINKSNFHSTLLKSGYSLYSKPTTYMNNSGLAVHAIKEYYKIDLEDIIVIHDDLDLPFGTVKFKIGGGHGGHNGLRSLDSHIGKDYIRIRIGIGKPANKSEVVNYVLDNFSKEELNKLQDIIPHTIKAIEALKSGEDIAQVKSKFTLK from the coding sequence ATGAACTTAATAGTTGGTCTTGGAAATATTGGTGAAAAATACCAATTGACACGACATAATGTAGGCTTTTTAGTTATCGATGAGATAACTAAAGGTCTTACAACTGCAAATATAAACAAATCAAATTTTCATTCTACACTTTTAAAATCAGGCTATAGCCTATATTCAAAACCTACAACTTATATGAATAACTCAGGATTAGCAGTTCATGCTATTAAAGAGTATTATAAAATAGACTTAGAAGATATTATTGTTATTCATGATGATTTAGATTTACCTTTTGGAACTGTTAAGTTCAAAATAGGTGGAGGTCATGGTGGACATAATGGTCTAAGATCATTAGATTCACATATTGGAAAAGATTATATAAGAATTAGAATAGGTATTGGTAAACCTGCAAATAAAAGTGAAGTTGTAAATTATGTATTAGATAACTTTTCAAAAGAAGAATTAAATAAACTACAAGATATAATACCTCATACTATTAAAGCGATTGAAGCACTTAAAAGTGGGGAAGACATCGCTCAAGTAAAATCTAAATTTACATTGAAATAA
- the folD gene encoding bifunctional methylenetetrahydrofolate dehydrogenase/methenyltetrahydrofolate cyclohydrolase FolD produces MTVIDGKALSAKIKEEVRVEVEELKNKEGITPGLAVVLVGDDAASATYVNSKHKACENAGIYSVVHTKPSSTTQEELLELIDEMNNDSKLDGILVQLPLPKHIDTTTVLEAINPFKDVDGFHPYNVGRMVSNLDSFIPATPFGVMRMFEENNIELSGKNCVVIGSSDIVGKPMASLLTNAKATVTVCNSRTKDLSAHTKAADIVIIAVGVPHLLKGDMLKDGAVVIDVGINRLDTGKLTGDADFEDCKEKCSFITPVPGGVGPMTIGMLLKNTLKAAKLRDKREGTNA; encoded by the coding sequence ATGACAGTAATAGACGGGAAAGCATTATCTGCGAAAATCAAAGAAGAAGTAAGAGTTGAAGTTGAAGAACTTAAAAATAAAGAAGGAATAACACCAGGTTTAGCTGTAGTACTAGTTGGTGACGATGCTGCAAGTGCAACTTATGTAAATAGTAAACATAAAGCTTGTGAAAATGCTGGAATTTATTCAGTTGTTCATACTAAACCATCATCTACAACTCAAGAAGAGTTATTAGAGTTAATTGATGAGATGAATAATGATTCTAAACTTGATGGTATTTTAGTTCAATTACCACTTCCAAAGCATATTGATACAACTACTGTATTAGAAGCAATTAATCCATTTAAAGATGTAGATGGTTTCCATCCATATAATGTAGGAAGAATGGTTTCAAATTTAGATTCATTTATACCTGCAACACCTTTTGGTGTAATGAGAATGTTTGAGGAAAACAACATAGAATTAAGCGGTAAAAATTGTGTTGTTATTGGTTCATCTGATATTGTTGGTAAACCAATGGCTTCTTTACTTACAAATGCAAAAGCAACTGTAACAGTATGTAACTCAAGAACAAAAGATTTATCAGCTCACACAAAAGCTGCTGATATTGTAATCATTGCAGTTGGTGTTCCGCACTTACTTAAAGGTGATATGTTAAAAGATGGTGCTGTTGTTATTGATGTTGGAATTAATAGACTTGATACAGGTAAACTAACAGGTGATGCTGACTTTGAAGATTGTAAAGAAAAATGTTCATTTATTACACCCGTACCTGGTGGAGTTGGACCAATGACTATTGGTATGCTACTTAAAAATACTCTTAAAGCTGCAAAATTAAGAGATAAAAGAGAAGGTACAAATGCTTAG
- the rpiB gene encoding ribose 5-phosphate isomerase B produces the protein MKYFIGADHAGIDIKAYVKELFEKRGHEVIDLGPNSKDRVDYPDFAAKVCENVLENEGSKGILICGSGIGMSMAANKFDGIRAALCHNEYSAQMAREHNDANVICLGERVSGYGMVEAIVEAWNEASFEGGRHEGRVEKINALGKTGSCRA, from the coding sequence ATGAAGTATTTTATTGGAGCTGACCATGCTGGTATTGATATTAAAGCTTACGTAAAAGAGTTGTTTGAAAAAAGAGGTCATGAAGTTATTGATTTAGGACCTAACAGTAAAGATAGAGTTGACTATCCTGATTTTGCTGCAAAAGTATGTGAAAATGTTTTAGAAAATGAAGGAAGCAAAGGTATTTTGATTTGTGGTTCTGGAATTGGTATGAGTATGGCTGCAAATAAATTTGATGGTATTAGAGCTGCACTTTGTCACAATGAATACTCAGCTCAAATGGCAAGAGAACATAATGATGCAAATGTTATTTGTTTAGGTGAAAGAGTATCTGGCTATGGTATGGTTGAAGCTATAGTTGAAGCATGGAATGAAGCCTCTTTTGAAGGTGGAAGACACGAAGGAAGAGTTGAAAAAATCAATGCTTTAGGAAAAACAGGTTCTTGTAGAGCATAA
- a CDS encoding nitronate monooxygenase gives MRIGKYEIKHPIIQGGMGVGISWDQLAGNVSKEGGLGVISSVGTGYYRNKSENVQVVMRKDKPKDVANFYSRDSFFEIVENARKICGDAPLACNILHACNDYGRMVKDACEAGINIIITGAGLPTNMPEFTKDYPDVALVPIVSSARALKLICKKWKKYNKVPDAIIVEGPLSGGHQGFKYEDCFKEEFQLENIVGPVIEESKNWGEDIPIIAAGGVWDKKDIEKYQALGCTGVQMATRFIGTYECDAHANLKNVLLNAKEEDIKLGKSPVGLPARSVRTNLQFSMENNTAPKVQCISNCVAPCNRGVEAKAVGYCIADRLGAAYNGDEDTGLFFTGANGYRINKIITVKELIEKLTKGE, from the coding sequence TTGAGAATAGGAAAATATGAAATAAAGCACCCAATTATCCAAGGTGGAATGGGTGTAGGAATAAGTTGGGATCAATTAGCTGGTAATGTAAGTAAAGAAGGTGGATTAGGTGTTATTTCATCTGTAGGTACTGGTTACTACAGAAACAAAAGCGAAAATGTACAAGTAGTAATGAGAAAAGACAAACCTAAAGATGTAGCAAATTTTTATTCAAGAGATTCATTTTTTGAAATTGTTGAGAATGCAAGAAAAATTTGTGGTGATGCACCATTAGCATGTAATATTTTACATGCTTGTAATGACTATGGAAGAATGGTAAAAGATGCTTGTGAAGCAGGTATTAATATTATCATTACAGGGGCTGGTCTTCCTACTAATATGCCAGAATTTACGAAAGATTATCCAGATGTTGCCTTAGTTCCAATTGTATCAAGTGCAAGAGCTTTAAAGCTTATTTGTAAAAAATGGAAAAAATATAATAAAGTTCCAGATGCAATTATCGTTGAAGGTCCACTAAGTGGAGGACATCAAGGATTTAAATATGAAGATTGTTTCAAAGAAGAGTTCCAACTAGAAAATATTGTTGGGCCAGTTATTGAAGAATCTAAAAATTGGGGTGAAGATATTCCAATTATTGCAGCTGGTGGAGTATGGGACAAAAAAGATATTGAAAAATATCAAGCCTTAGGTTGTACTGGTGTACAAATGGCAACAAGATTTATAGGAACATATGAGTGTGATGCTCATGCAAACCTTAAAAATGTTCTTTTAAATGCAAAAGAAGAAGACATTAAATTAGGGAAATCACCTGTTGGATTACCAGCAAGATCTGTTAGAACTAATTTACAATTCTCTATGGAAAATAATACAGCTCCAAAAGTACAATGTATTTCAAACTGTGTAGCTCCTTGTAATAGAGGAGTTGAAGCAAAAGCAGTTGGTTATTGTATTGCAGATAGATTAGGTGCTGCTTATAATGGAGATGAAGATACAGGATTATTCTTTACAGGTGCAAATGGTTATAGAATAAATAAAATCATAACTGTAAAAGAGCTAATTGAAAAACTTACAAAAGGAGAATAA
- a CDS encoding 50S ribosomal protein L25/general stress protein Ctc has protein sequence MLEGIVRDSMTKQATKTLRREGFLIANIYGKGLENISAAFKRNDFIRFMKNKDSLAFDVKVGDKEIKVVVQEYQRCPITSDLLHVDLMVAQAGVKAAYKVPVIATGLAKGIKNKGLLMVHTKRVPVKCTIEDLPQNFTLDVTDLDVGNNILIRDLELPENVTCHLDPRVPVVGIIKAK, from the coding sequence ATGTTAGAGGGTATCGTAAGAGATAGTATGACAAAACAAGCAACAAAAACTTTAAGAAGAGAAGGTTTCTTAATTGCAAACATCTACGGAAAAGGTTTAGAGAATATTTCAGCAGCATTCAAAAGAAATGACTTCATTAGATTTATGAAAAATAAAGATAGTTTAGCATTTGATGTAAAAGTTGGAGATAAAGAGATTAAAGTAGTAGTTCAAGAGTACCAAAGATGTCCAATCACTTCTGATTTATTACACGTTGATTTAATGGTAGCACAAGCAGGTGTTAAAGCCGCTTATAAAGTTCCTGTAATTGCAACAGGTCTTGCAAAAGGTATTAAAAACAAAGGTCTTTTAATGGTTCACACTAAAAGAGTTCCTGTAAAATGTACAATTGAAGATTTACCACAAAACTTTACTTTAGATGTAACTGATTTAGACGTTGGAAACAACATCTTAATTAGAGATTTAGAGTTACCAGAAAATGTTACTTGTCACTTAGACCCAAGAGTTCCAGTTGTTGGTATAATTAAAGCTAAGTAA
- a CDS encoding LptF/LptG family permease gives MSILTKYILKKYLLNFIIVLISLELFFVGIDFLQNFKDLPNSANLQLLYILYNAFFTLTLALPLSIIFGWIITLVLFIKNNELVAFNAVGSASSKIYAPVVKVSLFLIALLVLLQATPLAYSYDQKRKIAKGEYFTNTKSDIFLKYNDNYIYFEKLLPLEKKAENIHIYKVKNDDITQTIIAKDAYFQNDRWYVVDAKIITKPSNLEQNDAKLDVKYEKFLHTLEGFRPKILDNVYESKSNFSIFDAVSALILLSNQGINTDKIRGALYNQIVVPFFVVPIILLTFAYASLNSRFFNMGRFVSSSVFGTLVVWGIFFMLFKFTNGGIVTPEVSILLPMIVWLLSALYIYNRKMNS, from the coding sequence ATGAGCATATTAACTAAATATATTTTAAAGAAATACTTACTAAATTTTATCATTGTTTTAATCTCCTTGGAACTTTTTTTCGTAGGGATTGATTTTTTACAAAACTTTAAAGACTTGCCAAACTCAGCTAACTTACAGCTTTTATATATTCTATATAATGCTTTTTTTACATTAACGCTTGCATTGCCATTATCTATTATTTTTGGATGGATTATTACTTTAGTTTTATTTATTAAAAATAATGAACTAGTTGCTTTTAATGCTGTAGGAAGTGCAAGTAGCAAAATCTATGCACCAGTTGTTAAAGTATCATTATTCTTAATTGCACTATTGGTTTTATTACAAGCCACACCTTTGGCTTATTCTTATGATCAAAAAAGAAAGATAGCAAAAGGAGAGTATTTTACAAATACCAAGTCAGATATTTTTTTAAAATATAATGATAATTATATATATTTTGAAAAATTATTACCTTTGGAAAAAAAAGCTGAAAATATTCATATTTATAAAGTAAAGAATGATGATATTACTCAAACAATAATTGCAAAAGATGCTTATTTTCAAAATGATAGATGGTATGTAGTAGATGCAAAAATCATTACTAAACCATCAAATCTAGAACAAAATGATGCTAAGTTAGATGTAAAGTATGAGAAATTTTTACATACTTTAGAAGGTTTTAGACCTAAAATTTTAGATAATGTATATGAATCAAAATCAAACTTTTCTATTTTTGATGCAGTATCAGCTTTAATACTATTGTCAAATCAAGGAATAAATACAGATAAGATAAGAGGAGCTTTATATAATCAAATAGTAGTTCCGTTTTTTGTTGTTCCTATTATTTTACTTACATTTGCTTATGCTTCTTTAAATAGTCGGTTTTTTAATATGGGAAGATTTGTTTCTTCTTCTGTTTTTGGAACATTAGTGGTTTGGGGAATATTCTTTATGCTATTTAAATTTACTAATGGTGGTATAGTGACTCCAGAAGTATCTATTTTACTTCCAATGATAGTATGGCTCTTAAGTGCACTTTATATTTATAATAGAAAAATGAATTCATAA
- a CDS encoding NUDIX domain-containing protein has protein sequence MKSHAKAYGVVPYLVEKDDIKILLCKSVMSREKWGCLKGMKLKEETAFECAKREFFEESSIDIEIGIFEDYFEQINLEKDVGVWLVNANNIEGLQSKFVNYTLKTNYLSWENSKVKFFSLDELPPLKKKQSKLINEIKDFLESKSLFH, from the coding sequence ATGAAATCACATGCAAAAGCATATGGAGTTGTTCCATATTTAGTAGAAAAAGACGATATTAAAATCTTATTATGTAAATCAGTAATGAGCAGGGAAAAATGGGGTTGTTTAAAGGGTATGAAACTTAAAGAAGAAACTGCTTTTGAGTGCGCTAAAAGAGAGTTTTTTGAAGAAAGTTCTATAGATATTGAAATAGGTATTTTTGAGGACTATTTTGAACAAATCAATTTAGAAAAAGATGTTGGAGTTTGGTTGGTAAATGCCAATAATATCGAAGGCTTACAAAGTAAATTTGTTAATTATACTCTAAAAACAAATTATCTATCTTGGGAAAATTCAAAGGTTAAGTTTTTTTCACTTGATGAATTACCACCTTTAAAGAAAAAACAATCTAAACTTATAAATGAGATTAAGGATTTTTTAGAAAGTAAGAGTCTATTCCATTAG
- the lepB gene encoding signal peptidase I encodes MLRKIYDWSSSWTGTIVIVLSIIFFVAQAFVIPSGSMKNTLLIGDMLFVKKFSYGIATPRIPWIEVKVLPDFNDNGHLIEGDRPQRGDIVVFRYPKNEKIHYVKRAVATGGDIIAIQKKNLLLHPKEGNEFVKANYPKESIIEVGDRLWVINPYKKDHPGIHTDPSVVNNGLNPSELFNMMPIKIPEDETFMMGDNRDHSNDSRFWGTVPYKYIVGKPWFIYFSWDDNYEIRWDRMFKSIETIEEDMENKEFKIEHKEGIY; translated from the coding sequence ATGCTTAGAAAAATTTATGACTGGTCCTCTTCATGGACTGGTACAATTGTAATAGTACTATCAATTATTTTCTTTGTAGCGCAAGCTTTTGTAATTCCTAGTGGTTCAATGAAAAACACTTTATTAATTGGAGATATGCTTTTTGTAAAAAAATTTTCTTATGGAATAGCAACACCTAGAATTCCTTGGATTGAAGTGAAAGTTTTACCTGACTTTAATGACAATGGACACTTAATAGAAGGTGATAGACCACAAAGAGGTGATATTGTTGTATTTAGATACCCTAAAAATGAAAAGATTCACTATGTAAAAAGAGCTGTTGCTACTGGTGGAGATATTATCGCTATTCAAAAGAAAAATCTTCTTTTACACCCTAAAGAAGGAAATGAATTTGTAAAAGCAAACTATCCAAAAGAGAGTATCATAGAAGTTGGTGATAGATTATGGGTTATAAATCCATATAAAAAAGATCATCCAGGAATTCACACAGACCCAAGTGTTGTAAATAATGGTTTAAACCCAAGTGAACTATTTAATATGATGCCTATAAAAATCCCAGAAGATGAAACTTTTATGATGGGTGATAATAGAGACCATTCAAATGACTCAAGGTTTTGGGGAACAGTTCCATACAAATATATAGTTGGTAAGCCATGGTTTATTTACTTTTCTTGGGATGACAACTACGAAATTAGATGGGATAGAATGTTTAAATCTATTGAAACAATAGAAGAAGATATGGAAAATAAAGAGTTTAAAATAGAACATAAAGAAGGAATTTATTAA